A genomic region of Cannabis sativa cultivar Pink pepper isolate KNU-18-1 chromosome 1, ASM2916894v1, whole genome shotgun sequence contains the following coding sequences:
- the LOC133039577 gene encoding shikimate O-hydroxycinnamoyltransferase-like — MVIIKEKERSMVKPSEKTPHRRLWLSMLDLMENPIHNPVVYFFRSSNNNNNNNKNNFFDANILKQSLSRVLVPFYPIAGRFGVDHSGRTEIDCNEEGVLFVTAETTAVIDDFGDFAPTPILRSLTPTVDYSLGISSYPFLLVQVTYFKCGGVSVGIAIHHFIVDGISAFHFIESWSRIARGLEITIPPFLDRTLLKPDHDQNPILDQSCKPADHNNNNLDGQQQNINTSKNNETKVAIFNINKEQLNTLKAKAKEDNNNTNNFSSFESLASHIWRCICQAREQSDDEESTLYFPVNGRFSNRLTPQLPLGYFGNVIFAATPMIKVGDLKTKSLSYVVSYVHRELEKMDNDYLRSNIECLELQQANVSSIRRKTNTYVCPNLGITSWVRLINYDEVDFGWGRAIYIGPGGFMYEGKSYVIPCPNNDGSLLVGIALQPQHMKTFEKLFYQI, encoded by the exons ATGGTGATAATAAAGGAAAAAGAGAGGAGTATGGTGAAGCCATCGGAGAAAACTCCGCATCGGCGGCTTTGGCTGTCGATGTTGGACTTGATGGAGAACCCAATTCATAATCCAGTGGTCTATTTCTTCAGatcatcaaataataataataataataataagaacaaTTTTTTTGATGCTAATATTCTCAAACAAAGCCTTAGTAGGGTTCTTGTCCCCTTTTATCCCATTGCCGGCCGCTTTGGAGTGGACCATAGTGGCCGGACTGAGATTGATTGCAATGAAGAAGGTGTCCTCTTTGTCACGGCGGAGACCACCGCTGTCATCGATGACTTCGGAGATTTTGCTCCTACGCCAATACTTCGGAGTCTCACTCCAACGGTGGATTATTCTCTTGGAATCTCTTCTTATCCATTTCTTCTAGTTCAG gTAACTTATTTCAAGTGTGGTGGAGTATCAGTGGGCATTGCTATTCACCATTTTATAGTAGATGGAATTTCAGCTTTTCACTTTATTGAATCATGGTCTAGAATTGCTCGTGGTCTTGAAATTACCATCCCACCATTTTTAGATCGAACACTACTTAAACCTGATCATGATCAAAACCCAATATTGGATCAGTCATGTAAGCCAGctgatcataataataataatcttgaTGGTCAACAACAAAACATTAATACTAGCAAAAATAATGAGACAAAAGTTGCCATTTTTAATATCAACAAGGAGCAATTAAACACCTTAAAAGCCAAAGCCAAAGAAGACaataacaatactaataatTTCAGCTCATTTGAGAGCTTAGCATCACATATTTGGAGATGTATTTGCCAAGCACGTGAGCAGTCCGATGATGAAGAGTCAACTCTATACTTTCCAGTGAATGGAAGATTCTCCAACAGATTGACACCCCAACTTCCACTTGGTTATTTTGGTAATGTGATTTTTGCAGCTACACCAATGATTAAGGTAGGTGATCTCAAAACAAAATCACTATCTTATGTTGTGAGTTATGTTCATAGAGAATTGGAAAAAATGGACAATGATTACTTAAGATCAAATATTGAGTGTTTGGAGCTTCAACAAGCTAATGTGTCCTCTATTAGGCGTAAGACAAACACTTATGTGTGCCCAAATCTTGGGATTACAAGTTGGGTTAGGTTGATTAACTATGATGAAGTTGATTTTGGATGGGGTAGGGCTATTTATATTGGACCTGGTGGGTTTATGTACGAGGGAAAATCATATGTTATACCTTGTCCAAATAATGATGGGAGTTTATTAGTGGGCATAGCTCTCCAACCACAACACATGAAAACCTTTGAGAAGTTGTTTTACCAAATATGA